The Plasmodium vivax chromosome 12, whole genome shotgun sequence genomic interval GCGAGAAAAAGGAGGGTGAGCAATGAAAcgggaaaaaggagaaaccaGAAAGCAGCGAAGTAACCGCACGTggtaaaaatgataaacaaaattagcAACACCAGTGTCGTAGTCACACGGGGCGTTACCCTGTTTTGTtcgtttatttattcatttatttattcatttgtttattttcccaCCCCAATGACACAACCAAGCGACCACAATTTTAAAGCATAAACTGCTCCCACGGGGAAAAATaagcatacatttttaagtacaaaaaaatcacaaaaaaaaaaaaataaaaataaaaaataaaactccTTTTACAATTTTCGAATGTAAAAAGGAATGCAATGAGAAAGAAGCATTCCATAAACGTGTTCACCTCCGCGGCGGGGAGCAAAACAATGCTGTCTCACACAGTTGCAATCAATGGGAGTCTACTTGCCAGCACTTCGTCATGTTGCACGAGCGGGATGGTATGAATGTATAAACCGTGTTAACTATGCGCACACTATTTTCACCCCTCAGGGGAGCGATTAATCATTCCATTTGCGCGAATGTAAAGGCTAGCAGAGAGTGGGGAGCCacactttttcttcccctttgggcAAATGAACCCTGTTTTCCTTGGTTTCGCTCTGACTTGTGTTCGCCATGGCTTGGAAATGTTTTATCCTCTCTCTTATCTCCTTCAAATGCTGcttgattaatttttttttttttataaacttaTTAATGTAACTTAGCCTCagttttttctccttgtTCGAATTGGGGAAAACAAAGGATGATATTTTACATTCCATTTTGATTcgtcttcttatttttttttttctcctctgtTTAtgcttttccttcattttgtttctaTCCGAAATTATGTATGACCGTACCTTGTCCTCTATGTCATTGTTCAGGTTAATTTCGAGGTTGAATTTTCTGACTGGCCTCTTCTTCACGCCCACCATTTTGTAGCGGAATGatcacaggggggggagcggtagTTTTGTTAATTGGGCAAGGCGGAAATGCTGCTGGTGACTTCTACCTTGCATGCCTTCATACggacgtatgtatgtacatttatggCTCTGACGAATTAGTCACCCGgcggggaaaaggaaagcgaTCTGTCTGCATGCCCCCAAAGAGCTTTGCTTTGACTGAATGTCTGGGCCCTTTT includes:
- a CDS encoding hypothetical protein, conserved (encoded by transcript PVX_116955A), encoding MVGVKKRPVRKFNLEINLNNDIEDKVRSYIISDRNKMKEKHKQRRKKKIRRRIKMECKISSFVFPNSNKEKKLRLSYINKFIKKKKLIKQHLKEIRERIKHFQAMANTSQSETKENRVHLPKGEEKVWLPTLC